The Methyloferula stellata AR4 genome includes a window with the following:
- the lpxK gene encoding tetraacyldisaccharide 4'-kinase, with the protein MARLLAPLGWAYGAVTVQRMSRGGARTGVPVFCVGNFVAGGAGKTPTAIAIAHRLQAQGEKPAFLSRGYGGKAGPGPVLVDAARHTAEDVGDEALLLARVAPTIVGADRVASAALAVKTGASVVILDDGLQNPSLAQDLRLAVVDGTAGIGNGLCIPAGPLRAPLSGQLASISAILIVGEGAATSNKAIRASKKPILTARFVAEEDMASQLAGKPVVAFAGIGLPEKFKATVLDVGATIAGWRSFPDHHVYSAEELRRLQSDAAQRLAALVTTEKDYVRIAPLLAALDPDLPRPLALPGALIFDDTQALDDLLTKALHDARAKIQAV; encoded by the coding sequence ATGGCGCGGCTGCTCGCCCCTCTCGGATGGGCCTATGGGGCCGTCACCGTGCAGCGCATGAGCCGCGGCGGGGCGCGCACAGGCGTACCCGTCTTTTGCGTCGGGAATTTCGTCGCAGGCGGGGCAGGCAAGACGCCGACCGCGATCGCCATCGCGCACCGCTTGCAGGCGCAAGGGGAAAAGCCAGCGTTTCTATCGCGCGGCTATGGCGGAAAGGCCGGGCCTGGGCCGGTCCTCGTCGATGCGGCGCGTCACACCGCAGAAGATGTCGGGGACGAAGCTTTGCTTTTGGCGCGCGTCGCACCGACAATCGTCGGCGCCGATCGCGTCGCCTCGGCAGCCCTCGCCGTCAAGACCGGTGCGAGCGTCGTCATCCTCGATGACGGGCTGCAAAACCCGTCTCTCGCGCAGGATCTGCGTCTCGCCGTGGTCGATGGCACGGCTGGCATCGGAAATGGGCTTTGCATCCCGGCCGGCCCCTTGCGCGCACCGCTTTCCGGGCAATTGGCATCCATCTCAGCCATACTGATTGTCGGAGAAGGCGCGGCAACATCGAACAAAGCGATCCGCGCGTCGAAGAAACCCATCCTGACCGCGAGATTTGTCGCCGAAGAAGATATGGCGAGCCAGTTGGCGGGAAAGCCCGTCGTCGCTTTCGCGGGGATCGGCCTACCGGAAAAATTCAAGGCCACCGTTTTGGATGTGGGCGCCACGATTGCCGGATGGCGGAGTTTCCCGGATCACCATGTCTATTCAGCGGAAGAATTGCGGCGCTTGCAAAGCGATGCCGCGCAAAGGCTGGCCGCGCTGGTCACGACGGAAAAGGATTACGTCCGGATCGCACCGCTTCTCGCCGCACTTGACCCGGATCTGCCGCGACCGCTTGCCTTGCCGGGAGCGCTCATTTTCGATGACACGCAGGCGCTTGACGATCTTTTGACAAAAGCCCTGCATGACGCGCGGGCGAAGATCCAAGCTGTTTAA
- a CDS encoding DUF2093 domain-containing protein, which produces MNRYERRPVSVGEAEVVYLDGDIRVVRPGTFVRCAVTGAPIPLEDLRYWNVDLQEPYATPEAKLQRLGIKLKS; this is translated from the coding sequence ATGAACCGCTACGAACGCCGTCCCGTTTCAGTCGGAGAAGCCGAAGTCGTCTATCTCGACGGCGATATTCGTGTGGTCCGGCCGGGCACTTTCGTGCGCTGCGCTGTCACCGGCGCGCCGATTCCGCTCGAGGATCTGCGTTATTGGAACGTCGATCTGCAGGAACCCTATGCTACGCCTGAGGCCAAGCTTCAGCGGCTCGGCATCAAGCTGAAATCTTAA
- a CDS encoding metallophosphoesterase family protein codes for MILALLSDIHGNREALQACLIDAASRGAEQYAFLGDLVGYGADPSYVVETVARFAANGAIVIKGNHDVAVTSPLRDMNGHARHAIEWTKNNLSEAEIAFLEALPLSASHGDVLFVHGDASDPAGWIYVMGPREAERSMRATQHRVTFSGHVHRPQLARMPLKAESDLGSTRSAIPVARLTHLLERDMKWHAVLGSVGQPRDENPEASYALYDDTTAALTFMRVSYDIARAAEKIRAAGLPSVLADRLFVGH; via the coding sequence ATGATCCTGGCGCTTCTCTCGGATATTCACGGCAATCGCGAGGCCCTGCAGGCCTGCCTGATCGACGCGGCCTCGCGCGGGGCGGAGCAATATGCCTTCCTCGGCGATCTCGTCGGCTATGGCGCCGATCCGTCCTATGTGGTCGAGACGGTGGCGCGTTTCGCTGCGAATGGCGCAATCGTCATCAAGGGCAATCATGATGTCGCGGTGACATCGCCGCTGCGCGATATGAATGGTCATGCGCGCCACGCGATCGAATGGACGAAGAACAATTTAAGCGAGGCCGAAATCGCCTTCCTCGAGGCGCTGCCTCTGTCGGCAAGCCATGGAGACGTGCTTTTCGTGCATGGCGATGCGTCCGATCCCGCCGGCTGGATCTACGTCATGGGGCCGCGCGAGGCGGAGCGCTCCATGCGAGCGACGCAGCATCGCGTGACGTTCAGCGGCCATGTGCATCGGCCGCAATTGGCGCGCATGCCGCTGAAAGCGGAATCGGACCTTGGCTCGACGCGGTCGGCTATTCCTGTCGCACGTCTCACTCATCTTCTCGAACGCGACATGAAATGGCACGCGGTTCTGGGCTCCGTTGGGCAGCCGCGCGACGAAAACCCTGAAGCCTCCTACGCGCTTTATGACGACACGACGGCGGCGCTGACTTTCATGCGGGTTTCCTACGACATTGCCAGGGCGGCGGAGAAGATCCGGGCGGCGGGCCTGCCTTCGGTGCTCGCAGATCGTTTATTCGTCGGACATTGA
- the xseA gene encoding exodeoxyribonuclease VII large subunit, with the protein MSEAQVTNVPEISVSELSGALKRTIEDRFGFVRVRGEISNYRGPHSSGHAYFCLKDENARIDAVVWKSSFLRMRVKPQEGLEVIATGKVSTFPGKSSYQIIIESIEPAGIGALMALFEERRRRLAAEGLFDEARKQLLPFLPERIGVVTSPTGAVIRDILHRIEDRFPVHVLVWPVRVQGETSAAEVTAAIEGFNLLPEEGPLRRPDLIIVARGGGSLEDLWSFNEETVVRAAASSLLPLISAIGHETDWTLIDYAADLRAPTPTGAAEKAVPVRLELLASMADLDRRHQGAMLRLMDRQRAELRALTRALPQGEAIISFPRQRLDRAGSGLAGALMRGHDQHRIALARLSHRLASQSPHAKMARAGQRLEALDARMLRCLEVGFERRTQRLTHAAARLTTARATRLRAEKERISSATKTLEALAQRQRRAFGAGLSLRAAHLRSLGQLLQSLGYRQVLARGFALIRDAEGRPLRLASQVEDGAQLNIEFADGSKTAVAGAMGASAGGATKRLADRPAGKDAKKSGQGSLF; encoded by the coding sequence ATGTCCGAAGCTCAGGTGACCAATGTCCCGGAAATCAGCGTCAGCGAATTATCCGGAGCCCTCAAGCGAACGATCGAGGATCGGTTCGGATTTGTGCGTGTGCGCGGCGAGATTTCGAATTATCGGGGCCCGCATTCGTCCGGCCACGCCTATTTCTGCCTGAAGGACGAAAACGCCCGTATCGACGCCGTCGTCTGGAAAAGTTCGTTCCTGCGCATGCGGGTCAAGCCGCAGGAGGGGCTCGAAGTCATTGCGACGGGCAAAGTCTCGACCTTTCCGGGCAAATCCTCCTATCAGATCATCATTGAATCGATCGAGCCGGCCGGCATCGGCGCGCTCATGGCTTTGTTCGAAGAGCGCCGCAGGCGGCTCGCGGCCGAAGGCCTCTTCGACGAAGCGCGCAAGCAGCTTCTGCCGTTTTTGCCCGAGCGCATCGGCGTCGTGACCTCGCCGACCGGCGCGGTTATCCGCGATATTTTGCATCGGATCGAAGATCGCTTTCCCGTCCACGTTCTCGTCTGGCCGGTGCGCGTGCAGGGCGAGACCTCGGCCGCCGAGGTGACGGCGGCGATCGAAGGCTTCAATCTTCTGCCGGAAGAGGGGCCTTTGCGGCGGCCCGATCTCATCATCGTCGCGCGCGGCGGCGGCTCACTCGAAGATCTTTGGAGCTTCAACGAGGAAACGGTCGTGCGTGCCGCGGCTTCGAGCCTGCTGCCGCTGATTTCCGCGATCGGCCATGAGACCGATTGGACGCTGATCGACTATGCCGCCGATCTGCGCGCGCCGACGCCGACGGGTGCCGCCGAAAAGGCCGTGCCGGTACGTCTCGAACTTCTGGCCTCCATGGCCGATCTCGACCGCCGTCATCAAGGCGCAATGCTGCGCCTTATGGATCGGCAGCGGGCCGAGCTGCGCGCGCTGACGCGGGCGCTCCCGCAGGGCGAGGCGATCATCTCATTTCCGCGCCAGAGATTGGATCGCGCCGGGTCTGGCCTTGCGGGCGCTTTGATGCGCGGGCACGATCAACATAGAATCGCGCTTGCGCGCCTGTCGCATCGGCTGGCGAGCCAATCGCCGCATGCGAAAATGGCCCGCGCCGGGCAAAGGCTCGAGGCGCTCGATGCGCGCATGCTGCGCTGTCTCGAGGTCGGCTTCGAGCGGCGGACGCAAAGGCTCACCCATGCCGCGGCGCGGCTCACGACGGCACGGGCGACGCGCCTGCGCGCGGAAAAGGAGCGGATTTCCTCGGCCACAAAAACATTGGAAGCGCTCGCGCAACGCCAAAGGCGTGCCTTTGGCGCGGGGCTCTCTCTTCGGGCCGCGCATCTGCGCTCGCTCGGCCAATTGCTGCAATCGCTCGGCTATCGCCAGGTTCTGGCGCGCGGTTTTGCCCTTATTCGCGACGCCGAAGGCCGGCCGCTGCGGCTTGCGTCCCAGGTGGAAGACGGCGCTCAGCTCAATATTGAATTCGCCGACGGCAGCAAGACCGCGGTCGCTGGAGCAATGGGAGCTTCGGCCGGAGGCGCGACGAAACGCCTCGCCGACAGGCCCGCCGGCAAAGACGCTAAAAAGAGCGGCCAAGGATCGCTTTTTTGA